A window of the Microplitis mediator isolate UGA2020A chromosome 5, iyMicMedi2.1, whole genome shotgun sequence genome harbors these coding sequences:
- the LOC130667913 gene encoding uncharacterized protein LOC130667913, whose amino-acid sequence MSSPPNITFGYLQMEERYKNLERTIKKMQLKELEKDHTNNESRSGASSINGNLLDNTIGETNSRIGSEVVSSSTNMRNIISKNLKSHGSITTSSFKNSPDTVEDRVIMPPPKTMGILAHSSRRNSLASPHIPTKINPAGTESNASIISSINYPTPSDFSKKTCGILHSTLDLNKPDRIFKQWKVVLNDKRELLIKGKLDCGRSVRSKPVVQRIDATTVRSVFSNIYCLQGRIHDEENELPEYVRGKFYNGFPDDWENVYNIWQSFVEGGCDINFRWPTPITDSDDDLISEITEVYSPSKSLRRLRPRKRPPRSIEKTKDSSKKSFVTKSPVNPKHLSPEHQPGESLLPAAPRSAPKQLIKSPRSGSRATNNNREAEKVSEEVTVDSSDESRNVIDMFLGKMSHYLLNSSNAQFTPSAEESSDIAKAFSIMLKNKKHSVEYLDGIVKMSNSLKNTIIRAGVDDPLAESNQLSSVPPRSGNSSRNFGTTYTMTDANKSLSAASNKILKERNGGQAPSNFYAKDNLKRAPVCRKLTHRDYDSSDEYDRGSDDDDDNDERYDSRRVLKPRSLRVSRKRLHDRQKILKSVGRRRPYNHDDSDSDDNFPHKSKKAFNGPAYDDRRTNIDAVEPEQEKLTRRNSKNIDNRRIPTQQPPIVVRESRPVLQPPGYPAYLHDRRGAESASTITGFLANYDSCTSFTEDERRAQGINRQKLQLDHNRHGKVLQPVVSKNSAQYDSCVSVTEDESNKITTEATNRNKFKKPVLQETNAQYFGEILKRTTLQQLKQVDKNDDYQHQHPKTSPSLLKNVQNPPEFSQTVSTKMAITDDKENEENGSRQTLRAASPQIIKREERQESSNKIIPEFKKPSVVSIENVSMKLHPRSMKSPPCLQVKSPKKNVDKSVDKQLTDDKLMKKSYRLTDENVREKVSVPVPALKTPEAIQSEALARGKNLSEKYPRDTRCEKLQGNQSRIKFGSEDNPKVLTCWMPNIKKMANTKYGLIFEGKLLNEAGHVTSKKYKTDVIVRRVTPRIVETINNEFYELSGDLVNAKYVVPRELQKLCMDGCPAKISAFCEKWRKIKNDESSLFQSAESLNASIDMSSVPTSSRGRRRVQTLRYWEGERLSMKGDDVYYSPGHLQDSILPSSNETSRKDTSQNSSRKRNTSKDNSLAVKKNSSDPKNKSSSPSPRKEIIKTKQLKDNSNYNLNAQKESGSKTAVSPRVSSDNRRRSQRFRSAKRKSSRDPKSPCSDSSNPGEDPGNSRSKRRRRVVNYCELKPDRVNKRATRSSDSKNKRGSKNKSKHDSDEMSSSDETPPGVSYCYRTVPYRDKFFSDE is encoded by the exons atgtcatcTCCACCAAAT ATAACATTCGGATATTTACAAATGGAAGAGCGATACAAAAATCTTGAACGcacgattaaaaaaatgcaattgAAGGAACTAGAAAAAGATCATACAAATAATGAGTCAAGATCTGGCGCTTCGAGTATCAATGGAAATTTACTAGACAACACAATTGGAGAAACAAACTCTCGTATTGGCAGCGAAGTTGTCTCATCCAGCACAAATATGCGTAAtattatttcgaaaaatttaaagtcgCACGGCAGCATTACGACatcaagttttaaaaattcaccAGATACTGTAGAAGATCGTGTGATCATGCCGCCACCAAAGACAATGGGAATCCTGGCCCATTCGTCGCGTCGAAATTCACTAGCGAGCCCTCACAttccaacaaaaataaatccaGCTGGTACTGAATCAAATGCTAGTATTATTTCGTCAATAAATTATCCAACACCATCTGATTTTAGCAAAAAAACATGTGGTATTTTACACTCGACCTTGGATCTAAACAAACCTGACCGCATTTTCAAACAGTGGAAAGTTGTTCTGAATGATAAACGCGAATTACTTATCAAAGGTAAACTGGATTGTGGTAGATCTGTTCGAAGTAAGCCGGTAGTCCAACGTATCGATGCGACAACAGTAAGATCTGTTTTTTCAAACATCTACTGCCTCCAAGGAAGGATTCACGACGAGGAAAATGAACTGCCGGAGTATGTACGCGGTAAATTTTACAACGGGTTTCCAGATGATTGGgaaaatgtttataatatttggCAAAGTTTTGTTGAAGGTGGTTGCGATATTAATTTTCGCTGGCCGACACCAATCACTGACAGCGATGACGACTTGATAAGCGAAATAACTGAAGTGTACAGTCCGTCTAAATCTCTGCGTCGTTTACGGCCACGTAAAAGACCTCCAAGAAGTATCGAAAAAACTAAAGACTCGAGTAAAAAGTCATTCGTGACTAAATCACCAGTGAACCCGAAGCATTTATCACCGGAGCATCAACCCGGAGAATCGCTTCTTCCAGCTGCACCTCGGTCAGCACCAAAACAATTGATCAAAAGCCCTAGATCTGGATCCAGAGCCACTAATAATAATCGTGAAGCAGAAAAAGTGTCTGAAGAAGTGACTGTTGACTCTAGTGATGAGTCACGTAATGTCATTGATATGTTTCTCGGTAAGATGTcgcattatttattgaatagtTCAAACGCACAGTTTACTCCAAGCGCTGAAGAAAGCTCAGATATTGCGAAAGCCTTCTCAATcatgttgaaaaataaaaaacattccGTGGAATACTTGGACGGGATTGTTAAGATGTCCAATTCCTTAAAGAATACCATAATTCGGGCGGGAGTAGATGATCCACTAGCAGAAAGTAACCAGCTTTCATCTGTACCACCCAGAAGTGGAAACTCGTCAAGGAATTTCGGTACCACCTACACGATGACTGAtgcaaataaaagtttatctgctgcatcaaataaaattcttaaagaACGAAACGGTGGTCAagcaccaagtaatttttatgcTAAAGACAATTTGAAACGTGCTCCAGTTTGTAGAAAGTTAACTCATCGTGACTACGACAGTTCTGATGAGTATGACCGTGgtagtgatgatgatgatgataatgatgagcGTTATGACAGCCGACGCGTTTTGAAACCAAGATCTCTTCGAGTTTCCAGAAAAAGATTGCACGATCGGCAGAAAATATTGAAGTCTGTTGGACGTAGGCGTCCCTACAATCATGATGACAGTGATTCAGATGACAATTTCCCgcataaaagtaaaaaagccTTCAATGGTCCTGCGTATGATGATCGAAGGACAAATATCGATGCCGTTGAACcggaacaagaaaaattaactcggcgcaattcaaaaaatatcgacaaCCGAAGGATACCCACCCAGCAACCGCCGATTGTGGTGAGAGAATCGCGGCCAGTCTTACAGCCTCCAGGATATCCTGCTTATCTCCATGATCGTCGGGGAGCTGAATCTGCTTCAACCATCACAGGATTTCTTGCCAACTATGACTCGTGCACCAGCTTCACTGAAGACGAGCGCAGGGCTCAGGGCATCAATCGACAAAAACTCCAGCTAGATCATAACAGACATGGCAAAGTTCTTCAACCGGTAGTGAGTAAAAACTCAGCGCAATATGACTCGTGTGTGAGTGTCACCGAAGATGAATCGAATAAAATTACTACCGAGGCAAcgaatagaaataaatttaagaagCCGGTACTTCAGGAAACAAACGCCCAGTACTTTGGTGAGATACTGAAGAGAACGACTCTTCAGCAACTTAAGCaagttgataaaaatgatGACTATCAGCATCAACATCCTAAAACTAGTCCAAGTCTGttgaaaaatgttcaaaatccACCGGAATTTTCTCAAACAGTTTCTACTAAAATGGCGATTACtgatgacaaagaaaatgaagaaaaCGGAAGCAGGCAAACTTTGCGTGCAGCATCTCCACAAATTATCAAAAGAGAAGAAAGACAAGAGTCatcaaacaaaataattcctgaatttaaaaaaccttcCGTCGTCAGTATAGAAAATGTATCAATGAAATTGCACCCTCGTTCAATGAAATCTCCTCCGTGTCTTCAAGTCAAGTCACCGAAGAAAAATGTCGACAAGTCAGTTGATAAGCAATTGACtgatgataaattaatgaaaaaatcttATCGGCTAACTGATGAAAATGTCAGGGAAAAAGTATCAGTGCCAGTGCCAGCTTTAAAAACACCCGAAGCTATACAATCAGAAGCTCTCGCTCGCGGTAAAAATCTCAGTGAAAAATATCCCCGGGACACGAGATGTGAAAAATTGCAAGGGAATCAGTCGAGAATAAAATTCGGATCTGAAGACAATCCTAAAGTCCTGACTTGCTGGATGccgaatataaaaaaaatggccaACACCAAGTACGGGCTTATTTTTGAAGGGAAGCTGCTCAACGAAGCCGGTCATGTTACTTcgaaaaagtataaaactGATGTGATAGTTCGCAGAGTGACCCCACGGATAGTAGAGACGATAAACAACGAATTTTATGAACTGTCTGGAGATTTAGTGAACGCCAAGTACGTGGTCCCGCGAGAACTCCAGAAGCTTTGCATGGATGGCTGCCCTGCCAAGATATCAGCGTTCTGTGAAAAATGgagaaagataaaaaatgacgAGTCAAGTTTATTTCAATCAGCCGAGTCATTGAACGCGTCGATAGACATGTCAAGTGTGCCGACGAGCTCACGTGGCCGTCGTAGGGTACAGACCCTGCGTTACTGGGAAGGCGAAAGACTATCGATGAAAGGCGATGACGTCTACTATAGTCCAGGTCACTTGCAGGACTCGATTCTTCCTTCGTCTAATGAAACTTCCAGGAAAGATACTTCGCAAAATTCGTCCAGGAAACGCAACACCAGCAAAGACAACTCGCtagcagttaaaaaaaattcaagtgatCCGAAAAACAAAAGTTCCAGCCCTTCGCCGAGAAAGGAAATTATCAaaactaaacaattaaaagataacagcaattataatttaaatgcgCAGAAGGAATCTGGCAGCAAGACAGCAGTGAGTCCTCGGGTGTCATCAGACAATCGTAGACGCAGCCAAAGGTTCAGAAGCGCAAAAAGAAAGTCATCGCGTGATCCTAAATCGCCGTGCAGCGACTCCAGTAATCCTGGTGAAGATCCCGGGAACTCGAGGTCCAAGCGAAGACGCAGGGTAGTAAATTATTGTGAATTAAAACCTGATCGTGTTAATAAGAGAGCTACGAGATCCAGtgacagtaaaaataaacgcGGGTCGAAAAATAAGTCGAAGCATGACAGCGATGAGATGTCAAGTTCGGATGAAACTCCTCCAGGAGTTTCCTATTGCTACCGGACAGTTCCTTAtcgtgataaatttttttcagatgaataa
- the LOC130668973 gene encoding uncharacterized protein LOC130668973 isoform X2, with protein MTSKVLVKLPTVPFSQGKKSTELMSLPARNDGVATPLRSQQAGINGDRTPQLEQNMKFLQEQHQATLVALHQEVETLRQRNRDLQFQLVFTKGTACTNSPSSPEDNSNGFAKPKIELLERDLEELRVSFSDVKKQNVHLLEIIEQQKLKLEQTAKDKEKLKVNDAAIQVGETTNAVNSELAARLEDAESLVKRLQRENSDQQREIATIKASSAKNPGGNRSGHGRGRGNNENGHHSRGSSGDPGQSSRNSYKFPPLEGESYWRNAARGRPSYDRQSGQHHRRNRIDKEESEPDMSCRIVLPELLNSNVKPEIPCYPQFYPRSSRGYHNGGGGSGGGNYYRDSGNRKFRGQGRQRDRREQQDSRGDHRDYRDRNSRDQSRDFNDGAHMSKKQ; from the exons ATGACGTCGAAAGTGTTAGTCAAGTTACCCACGGTGCCATTTTCTCAG GGGAAAAAATCAACGGAGCTAATGAGTTTGCCAGCGAGAAATGACGGGGTTGCAACGCCCTTGCGATCTCAGCAGGCGGGTATTAATGGAGACAGGACACCTCAGTTGGAACAGAATATGAAGTTTCTTCAGGAACAACATCAAGCAACTCTCGTTGCTTTGCATCAGGAAGTGGAGACTTTGCGGCAACGAAATCgcg atTTACAATTTCAGTTGGTATTTACCAAAGGCACTGCGTGTACAAATAGCCCGTCATCACCAGAAGATAATTCGAACGGGTTTGCGAAACCTAAG ATTGAACTTCTTGAACGTGATCTCGAGGAGCTCAGAGTATCATTCAGTGACGTTAAGAAACAAAATGTCCATCTTCTTGAAATAATTGAGCAGCAGAAATT GAAATTAGAACAAACGGCAAAGGACAAAGAAAAACTTAAAGTCAATGATGCGGCTATACAAGTGGGAGAAACGACAAATGCAGTAAATAGCGAACTGGCAGCGCGTCTAGAGGATGCAGAGTCATTGGTAAAGAGATTGCAGCGTGAGAATTCAGATCAGCAGCGTGAAATAGCAACGATAAAAGCGTCATCAGCTAAAAACCCTGGCGGGAATCGCAGTGGACATGGACGAGGACGAGGAAATAACGAAAATGGTCATCACAGTCGCGGATCATCTGGTGACCCTGGACAGTCCAGTagaaattcttataaatttcctCCGTTAGAAGGTGAAAGTTACTGGCGAAATGCTGCTCGAGGACGTCCcag TTACGATCGTCAATCAGGACAACATCACCGTCGCAACCGCATAGATAAAGAGGAGAGCGAACCTGACATGTCCTGTCGTATTGTTCTGCCAGAATTACTTAACAGCAACGTAAAACCCGAGATCCCTTGCTACCCACAATTTTACCCTCGCTCATCCCGGGGATACCACAACGGGGGCGGTGGTAGTGGTGGCGGTAACTATTACAGGGACAGCGGTAATCGCAAATTTCGAGGACAAGGACGTCAAAGAGACCGTCGAGAGCAACAAGACTCGCGAGGCGATCATCGTGATTACCGTGATAGAAATTCCAGAGATCAATCAAGGGATTTTAACGACGGCGCACATATGTCCAAGAAACAGtaa
- the LOC130668973 gene encoding uncharacterized protein LOC130668973 isoform X1, translating into MTSKVLVKLPTVPFSQGKKSTELMSLPARNDGVATPLRSQQAGINGDRTPQLEQNMKFLQEQHQATLVALHQEVETLRQRNRDLQFQLVFTKGTACTNSPSSPEDNSNGFAKPKGSPVSVNVTPLQIELLERDLEELRVSFSDVKKQNVHLLEIIEQQKLKLEQTAKDKEKLKVNDAAIQVGETTNAVNSELAARLEDAESLVKRLQRENSDQQREIATIKASSAKNPGGNRSGHGRGRGNNENGHHSRGSSGDPGQSSRNSYKFPPLEGESYWRNAARGRPSYDRQSGQHHRRNRIDKEESEPDMSCRIVLPELLNSNVKPEIPCYPQFYPRSSRGYHNGGGGSGGGNYYRDSGNRKFRGQGRQRDRREQQDSRGDHRDYRDRNSRDQSRDFNDGAHMSKKQ; encoded by the exons ATGACGTCGAAAGTGTTAGTCAAGTTACCCACGGTGCCATTTTCTCAG GGGAAAAAATCAACGGAGCTAATGAGTTTGCCAGCGAGAAATGACGGGGTTGCAACGCCCTTGCGATCTCAGCAGGCGGGTATTAATGGAGACAGGACACCTCAGTTGGAACAGAATATGAAGTTTCTTCAGGAACAACATCAAGCAACTCTCGTTGCTTTGCATCAGGAAGTGGAGACTTTGCGGCAACGAAATCgcg atTTACAATTTCAGTTGGTATTTACCAAAGGCACTGCGTGTACAAATAGCCCGTCATCACCAGAAGATAATTCGAACGGGTTTGCGAAACCTAAG GGAAGCCCAGTTAGTGTCAATGTTACTCCTCTGCAGATTGAACTTCTTGAACGTGATCTCGAGGAGCTCAGAGTATCATTCAGTGACGTTAAGAAACAAAATGTCCATCTTCTTGAAATAATTGAGCAGCAGAAATT GAAATTAGAACAAACGGCAAAGGACAAAGAAAAACTTAAAGTCAATGATGCGGCTATACAAGTGGGAGAAACGACAAATGCAGTAAATAGCGAACTGGCAGCGCGTCTAGAGGATGCAGAGTCATTGGTAAAGAGATTGCAGCGTGAGAATTCAGATCAGCAGCGTGAAATAGCAACGATAAAAGCGTCATCAGCTAAAAACCCTGGCGGGAATCGCAGTGGACATGGACGAGGACGAGGAAATAACGAAAATGGTCATCACAGTCGCGGATCATCTGGTGACCCTGGACAGTCCAGTagaaattcttataaatttcctCCGTTAGAAGGTGAAAGTTACTGGCGAAATGCTGCTCGAGGACGTCCcag TTACGATCGTCAATCAGGACAACATCACCGTCGCAACCGCATAGATAAAGAGGAGAGCGAACCTGACATGTCCTGTCGTATTGTTCTGCCAGAATTACTTAACAGCAACGTAAAACCCGAGATCCCTTGCTACCCACAATTTTACCCTCGCTCATCCCGGGGATACCACAACGGGGGCGGTGGTAGTGGTGGCGGTAACTATTACAGGGACAGCGGTAATCGCAAATTTCGAGGACAAGGACGTCAAAGAGACCGTCGAGAGCAACAAGACTCGCGAGGCGATCATCGTGATTACCGTGATAGAAATTCCAGAGATCAATCAAGGGATTTTAACGACGGCGCACATATGTCCAAGAAACAGtaa